A section of the Mycolicibacterium anyangense genome encodes:
- a CDS encoding glycosyltransferase family 4 protein, translating to MKILMVSWEYPPVVIGGLGRHVHHLATALAADGHEVVVLSRRPTGTDPYTHPTTDEVHEGVRVIAAAQDPHEFDFGRDLMAWTLAMGHSMVRAGLTLHAKGWQPDVVHAHDWLVAHPAIALAEFFDVPMVSTVHATEAGRHSGWVSGKISRQVHAIESWFVRESDSLIACSASMSEEISDLFGPGLAEISVICNGIDSSRWPFAPRRRHDGPAELLFFGRLEYEKGVHEAIAALPRIRRAHPGTTLTVAGDGTQQEWLIEVARKHKVLKAVQFVGRVDHDQLLHLLHRADVAVLPSHYEPFGIVALEAAAAGIPLVTSTAGGLGEAVISGQTGMSCPPRDVAALAAAVRSVLDDPQAAQQRAVAARARLTSDFDWHTVASQTAQVYLAAKRRERIPQPRRPIVEHALPGRSD from the coding sequence ATGAAGATCCTGATGGTGTCGTGGGAGTACCCGCCGGTGGTGATCGGCGGCCTCGGCCGGCACGTCCACCACCTGGCCACGGCGCTGGCCGCCGACGGCCACGAGGTGGTGGTGCTCTCGCGTCGGCCCACCGGCACCGACCCGTATACGCACCCCACCACCGACGAAGTCCACGAGGGTGTGCGCGTGATCGCCGCCGCCCAGGATCCGCACGAATTCGACTTCGGCCGCGACCTGATGGCCTGGACGCTGGCGATGGGCCACTCGATGGTCCGCGCGGGGCTGACCCTGCACGCCAAGGGCTGGCAACCCGATGTGGTGCATGCCCATGACTGGTTGGTTGCCCATCCCGCCATCGCCTTGGCCGAATTCTTCGATGTACCCATGGTTTCCACCGTGCATGCCACCGAAGCGGGCCGGCATTCGGGGTGGGTGTCGGGCAAGATCAGCCGCCAGGTGCATGCCATCGAGTCCTGGTTTGTCCGCGAATCGGACTCACTGATCGCCTGCTCGGCGTCCATGTCGGAGGAGATCTCCGACCTGTTCGGGCCAGGCCTGGCCGAGATCAGCGTCATCTGCAACGGGATCGATTCCAGTCGTTGGCCGTTCGCGCCCCGGCGCCGTCACGACGGGCCGGCCGAACTGCTGTTCTTCGGGCGGCTGGAATACGAGAAGGGTGTCCACGAGGCGATCGCAGCGCTGCCGCGCATCCGTCGCGCCCACCCAGGCACCACCTTGACCGTGGCCGGCGATGGTACGCAGCAGGAGTGGCTGATAGAGGTAGCGCGAAAGCACAAGGTGCTCAAGGCTGTTCAGTTCGTCGGTCGCGTCGACCACGACCAGCTGCTGCACCTGCTACACCGCGCCGACGTCGCGGTGCTGCCCAGTCACTACGAGCCGTTCGGGATCGTCGCGCTGGAGGCGGCCGCGGCCGGCATCCCGCTGGTGACTTCCACCGCGGGTGGTCTGGGTGAGGCAGTGATCAGTGGCCAGACCGGGATGTCCTGCCCGCCGCGCGATGTCGCCGCGCTGGCCGCTGCGGTGCGCAGTGTGCTCGACGATCCGCAGGCGGCCCAACAGCGTGCCGTCGCCGCTCGCGCGCGACTCACCTCGGATTTCGACTGGCACACCGTGGCCAGCCAGACCGCTCAGGTGTATCTGGCGGCCAAGCGCCGAGAACGCATCCCGCAGCCGCGCCGGCCGATCGTCGAGCACGCGCTGCCCGGCCGTTCGGACTGA
- a CDS encoding cysteine desulfurase family protein — translation MSLTAPVYLDHAATTPMHPAAIEAMTAALATVGNASSLHTSGRDARRRMEESRESLAALLGARPSEIIFTAGGTESDNLAVKGLYWARRDADPQRTRIVTTAVEHHAVLDAVIWLAEHEGAEVTYLPTEADGSVTPAALREVLAEHGPQVALVSIMWANNEVGTIMPISELAAVAAEFEVPMHCDAVQAVGQIPVHFGAAGLSAMSITAHKFGGPTGVGALFLRRDAACVPLLHGGGQERDVRSGTPDVAGVVAMAAAARIAVESLDVTAARLRALQQRLINGVLDTIDDTQVNGALGERRLPGNTHFTFRGCEGDSLLMLLDANGIECSTGSACTAGVAQPSHVLLAMGADADVSRGSLRLSLGHTSTEADVDAALRVLPGAVERARQAALASSTLGGLR, via the coding sequence ATGAGCCTGACCGCTCCGGTCTACCTCGACCACGCCGCCACCACCCCGATGCATCCCGCTGCCATCGAGGCGATGACCGCTGCCCTGGCCACCGTGGGCAACGCCTCCTCGTTGCACACCTCGGGACGAGACGCCCGGCGCCGGATGGAGGAGTCTCGGGAGAGCCTTGCGGCGCTGCTCGGCGCCCGTCCCTCGGAGATCATCTTCACCGCCGGCGGTACCGAGAGCGACAACCTCGCCGTCAAGGGCCTCTACTGGGCTCGTCGTGACGCCGACCCGCAGCGCACCCGCATCGTGACCACCGCGGTCGAACACCACGCGGTGCTCGACGCGGTCATCTGGCTGGCCGAGCACGAGGGCGCCGAGGTCACCTACCTGCCCACCGAAGCCGACGGTTCGGTGACACCGGCCGCGTTGCGTGAGGTGCTCGCCGAGCACGGGCCCCAGGTGGCCCTGGTCTCGATCATGTGGGCCAACAACGAGGTCGGCACCATCATGCCGATCAGCGAACTGGCCGCCGTGGCGGCCGAGTTCGAAGTCCCGATGCACTGCGATGCCGTGCAGGCCGTCGGGCAGATCCCGGTGCACTTCGGTGCAGCCGGGCTGTCGGCCATGAGCATCACCGCCCACAAGTTCGGCGGCCCCACCGGAGTGGGGGCGCTTTTCCTGCGCCGCGACGCCGCCTGTGTGCCGCTGCTGCACGGTGGCGGCCAGGAACGCGACGTCCGTTCGGGCACACCCGATGTCGCGGGCGTGGTGGCGATGGCGGCCGCCGCCCGGATCGCCGTCGAGTCATTGGACGTCACCGCCGCGCGGCTGCGTGCCCTGCAGCAGCGACTGATCAACGGTGTGCTCGACACGATCGACGACACCCAGGTCAACGGTGCGCTGGGTGAGCGCCGGCTGCCCGGCAACACGCACTTCACGTTCCGCGGCTGCGAGGGTGATTCGTTGTTGATGTTGTTGGACGCCAACGGGATCGAATGTTCCACCGGTTCGGCGTGCACCGCCGGGGTGGCTCAGCCCTCGCACGTGCTGCTGGCGATGGGCGCCGATGCCGATGTCTCCCGTGGGTCGCTGCGGTTGTCGTTGGGGCACACCAGCACCGAGGCCGACGTCGACGCGGCGCTGCGGGTGCTGCCCGGCGCCGTCGAGCGGGCCCGGCAGGCCGCGCTGGCCAGTTCGACGCTGGGCGGTCTGCGATGA
- a CDS encoding lysophospholipid acyltransferase family protein, with translation MSTVEHAWLPRASCDDSCVRAGSGTPGDPVLATLRLIRRVAAALLMLPALPLLAVPLPGRSRVQRLYCRLFLRSLGVRITLSGGPIRNLRGVLVVSGHVSWVDIFVIGSVLPGAFVARADLIDWPAVGLAARIMKIIPIDRASLRRLPHVVAVVAERLRRGQTVVAFPEGTTWCGLAYGPFRPAMFQAAVDSGRPVQPLRLTYHHRDGRPSTLPAFIGDDTLWQSLSRTARTKLTVVDVDVASLELPGTCRRELAARCEVAVRGRITPHFEHTHALVG, from the coding sequence ATGAGCACCGTCGAACATGCCTGGCTGCCCAGGGCCAGCTGCGATGACAGCTGCGTGCGGGCCGGCAGCGGGACGCCGGGTGATCCGGTCCTGGCCACCCTGCGGCTGATCAGGCGTGTCGCCGCCGCGCTGTTGATGCTGCCCGCGTTGCCGCTGCTGGCGGTGCCGCTGCCGGGCCGCTCCCGGGTGCAGCGGCTGTACTGCCGGCTGTTCCTGCGCAGCTTGGGCGTGCGAATTACGTTGTCCGGCGGTCCCATTCGGAACCTGCGTGGAGTTCTAGTGGTGAGCGGTCACGTGTCGTGGGTGGACATCTTCGTGATCGGCTCGGTGCTGCCCGGCGCCTTCGTGGCCCGCGCGGACCTGATCGACTGGCCCGCGGTGGGGCTGGCCGCGCGCATCATGAAGATCATCCCGATCGACCGCGCCAGCCTGCGCCGGCTGCCGCACGTGGTGGCGGTAGTGGCCGAACGGCTGCGGCGCGGTCAGACCGTCGTGGCCTTCCCGGAAGGGACCACCTGGTGTGGGCTGGCCTACGGGCCATTCCGTCCGGCGATGTTCCAAGCCGCGGTCGACTCCGGTCGCCCGGTGCAGCCGCTGCGGCTGACCTACCACCACCGCGACGGTCGGCCCTCGACCCTGCCGGCGTTCATCGGCGACGACACGCTGTGGCAGTCGCTGAGCCGCACCGCCCGGACCAAGCTCACCGTGGTCGACGTGGACGTCGCCTCACTGGAGCTGCCCGGCACCTGCCGGCGGGAGCTGGCGGCGCGCTGCGAGGTGGCCGTGCGGGGCCGGATCACACCCCACTTCGAGCACACCCACGCGCTGGTTGGTTAG
- a CDS encoding electron transfer flavoprotein subunit beta/FixA family protein, whose amino-acid sequence MTNIVVLIKQVPDTWSERKLSDGDYTLDRDAADAVLDEINERAVEEALLIKEKEGDAAGTVTVLTAGPERATEAIRKALSMGADKAVHLLDPGLHGSDMVQTGWALARALGAIEGTELVIAGNEATDGTGGAVPAIIAEYLGLPQLTHLRKVTVEGGKITGERETDEGVFTVEASLPAVISVNEKINEPRFPSFKGIMAAKKKEVTTLTLAEIGVEADEVGLANAGSKVLASTPKPPKTAGEKITDEGEGGKKIAEYLVAQKII is encoded by the coding sequence ATGACGAACATCGTGGTCCTGATCAAACAGGTCCCAGACACGTGGTCCGAGCGCAAGCTCTCCGACGGTGACTACACCCTTGACCGTGACGCCGCCGACGCCGTGCTGGACGAGATCAACGAGCGCGCAGTTGAAGAAGCGCTGCTCATCAAGGAGAAGGAAGGCGACGCCGCCGGCACCGTGACCGTGCTGACCGCCGGTCCCGAGCGCGCCACCGAGGCCATCCGCAAGGCGCTGTCCATGGGTGCCGACAAGGCCGTACACCTGCTCGATCCGGGCCTGCACGGCTCCGACATGGTCCAGACCGGCTGGGCCCTGGCCCGCGCGCTGGGCGCCATCGAGGGCACCGAGCTGGTCATCGCCGGAAACGAGGCCACCGACGGCACCGGCGGAGCCGTTCCGGCCATCATCGCCGAGTACCTGGGCCTGCCCCAGCTGACGCACCTGCGCAAGGTCACCGTCGAGGGCGGCAAGATCACCGGTGAGCGCGAGACTGACGAGGGTGTGTTCACCGTCGAGGCGTCGCTGCCCGCAGTGATCAGCGTCAACGAGAAGATCAACGAGCCTCGCTTCCCCTCCTTCAAGGGCATCATGGCCGCCAAGAAGAAGGAAGTGACCACCCTGACGCTGGCCGAGATCGGCGTCGAGGCCGACGAGGTCGGGCTGGCCAACGCCGGTTCGAAGGTCCTGGCCTCCACCCCGAAGCCGCCGAAGACCGCGGGCGAGAAGATCACCGACGAGGGCGAGGGCGGCAAGAAGATCGCCGAGTACCTCGTGGCGCAAAAGATCATCTAG
- a CDS encoding 1,4-alpha-glucan branching protein domain-containing protein: MTTAPEPVPGQFSLVLHTHLPWLAHHGRWPVGEEWLYQSWAAAYLPLMRVLRTLAAEGRRGLLTLGMTPVVTAQLDDPYCLDGMHRWLANWQLRALEAANLHTPTGAADGTATTPEALRQFGIREYDEAGRALEDFTTLWRHGASPLLRGLIEAGTVELLGGPLAHPFQPLLNPRLREFALREGLADARARFAHTPAGIWAPECAYAPGMEHGYAAAGVGHFMVDGPSLHGDTALGRPVGESNVVAFGRDLQVSYRVWSPKSGYPGHAAYRDFHTYDHVTGLKPARVTGRNVTSENKAPYDPARADRAIDTHVADFVDVVRQRLISESERIGRPAHVVAAFDTELFGHWWYEGPIWLERLMRALPEAGVRVGTLSDALAGGFVGTPVELPPSSWGSGKDWQVWAGEKVADFVALNAEVVDTALTTVDKALAQSGTAPSRDFVADQLLRETLLTVSSDWPFMVSKDSAADYARYRAHLHAHATREIADALAGGRRPAAERLAQDWNRADGLFGALDARRLPR; this comes from the coding sequence GTGACGACTGCACCGGAGCCCGTCCCCGGGCAGTTCTCGCTCGTCCTGCACACGCACCTGCCGTGGCTGGCCCACCATGGTCGCTGGCCCGTCGGCGAGGAGTGGCTGTATCAGTCCTGGGCGGCGGCCTACCTGCCACTGATGCGGGTACTGCGGACGTTGGCCGCCGAGGGGCGTCGCGGACTGCTGACGCTGGGTATGACCCCGGTGGTCACCGCCCAACTCGATGACCCGTATTGCCTCGACGGGATGCATCGCTGGCTGGCGAACTGGCAGCTGCGGGCGCTGGAAGCAGCGAACCTGCACACCCCGACGGGAGCGGCCGACGGCACCGCCACAACGCCGGAAGCCTTGCGCCAGTTCGGCATTCGCGAATACGACGAAGCCGGCCGGGCCCTGGAGGACTTCACCACGCTGTGGCGCCACGGCGCCAGCCCGCTGCTGCGCGGGCTCATCGAGGCCGGCACCGTCGAACTGCTTGGCGGCCCGCTGGCCCACCCGTTCCAGCCGCTGCTCAATCCCCGGCTTCGCGAGTTCGCGCTACGCGAGGGGCTGGCCGATGCCCGTGCGCGATTCGCCCACACGCCGGCCGGCATCTGGGCACCCGAATGTGCCTATGCCCCAGGGATGGAACACGGCTACGCCGCCGCCGGCGTCGGGCACTTCATGGTCGACGGGCCCTCGCTGCACGGCGACACTGCGCTGGGCCGGCCCGTGGGCGAGTCCAATGTCGTCGCCTTCGGCCGCGATCTTCAGGTCAGCTACCGGGTGTGGTCGCCGAAGTCCGGCTACCCCGGCCACGCCGCCTACCGTGACTTCCACACCTACGATCACGTCACCGGCCTCAAGCCCGCCCGGGTGACCGGCCGCAACGTCACCTCGGAGAACAAGGCTCCCTACGATCCGGCGCGGGCCGACCGGGCCATCGACACCCATGTCGCGGACTTCGTGGACGTGGTCCGCCAGCGCCTCATCTCCGAGTCCGAGCGCATCGGACGTCCCGCACATGTGGTGGCCGCCTTCGACACCGAACTGTTCGGGCACTGGTGGTACGAGGGGCCGATCTGGTTGGAGCGGCTGATGCGGGCACTCCCCGAAGCGGGGGTGCGCGTCGGCACGCTCAGCGATGCACTGGCAGGAGGCTTCGTCGGGACGCCGGTCGAATTGCCGCCCAGCTCATGGGGTTCGGGCAAGGACTGGCAGGTGTGGGCCGGCGAGAAGGTCGCCGATTTCGTGGCGCTCAATGCCGAGGTGGTCGACACCGCACTGACGACCGTCGACAAGGCGCTGGCGCAGAGCGGCACCGCGCCGAGCCGGGACTTCGTCGCCGACCAGCTGCTGCGGGAGACGCTGCTGACCGTGTCCAGCGACTGGCCGTTCATGGTCAGCAAGGATTCGGCCGCCGACTACGCGCGCTACCGCGCCCATCTGCACGCCCACGCCACCCGCGAGATCGCCGACGCGCTGGCCGGGGGCCGCCGTCCCGCTGCCGAAAGGCTGGCACAGGACTGGAACCGGGCCGACGGCCTGTTCGGCGCACTGGATGCGAGGCGGCTGCCGCGATGA
- a CDS encoding electron transfer flavoprotein subunit alpha/FixB family protein — protein MAEVLVLVEHSEGAVKKVTAELITAARTLGEPSAVVVGAPGTAAPLVDDLKAAGAAKIYVAESADAEGYLITPFVDVLESLVESASPAAVLLAANADGKEIAGRLAARIGSGVLSDVVEVKEGGKAIHSIFGGAFTVEAQVNAEVPVITVRPGAVEAAPAAGAGEQVTVEVPAPAENATKITSRQPAVAGDRPELTEASVVVSGGRGVGSAEKFTVVEELADSLGGAVGASRAAVDSGYYPGQFQVGQTGKTVSPQLYIALGISGAIQHRAGMQTSKTIVAVNKDEEAPIFEIADYGIVGDLFNVTPQLTEAVKARKG, from the coding sequence ATGGCTGAAGTACTGGTGCTCGTCGAGCACTCCGAAGGTGCGGTGAAGAAAGTCACCGCCGAGCTCATCACCGCCGCCCGCACCCTGGGCGAGCCGTCCGCTGTCGTGGTCGGTGCTCCCGGCACCGCCGCCCCGCTGGTCGACGACCTGAAGGCCGCCGGCGCGGCCAAGATCTACGTCGCCGAGTCGGCCGACGCAGAGGGCTACCTGATCACCCCGTTCGTCGACGTGCTGGAGTCGCTGGTGGAGTCGGCCTCGCCGGCCGCCGTGCTGCTGGCTGCCAACGCCGACGGCAAGGAGATCGCAGGCCGGCTGGCCGCCCGGATCGGTTCGGGTGTGCTGTCCGACGTCGTCGAGGTCAAGGAGGGTGGCAAGGCCATCCACTCGATCTTCGGTGGCGCCTTCACCGTCGAGGCTCAGGTCAACGCTGAGGTGCCGGTGATCACCGTGCGCCCGGGCGCCGTCGAGGCTGCGCCTGCCGCAGGTGCCGGCGAGCAGGTCACCGTGGAGGTCCCGGCTCCGGCCGAGAACGCCACCAAGATCACCTCGCGTCAGCCCGCCGTCGCCGGCGATCGCCCGGAGCTCACCGAGGCCAGTGTGGTGGTTTCCGGCGGCCGTGGCGTCGGCAGCGCCGAAAAGTTCACCGTCGTCGAGGAGCTCGCCGACTCGCTGGGCGGTGCCGTGGGCGCCTCCCGTGCGGCCGTCGACTCCGGCTACTACCCGGGCCAGTTCCAGGTGGGCCAGACCGGCAAGACCGTCTCGCCGCAGCTGTACATCGCGCTGGGCATCTCCGGAGCGATCCAGCACCGGGCCGGGATGCAGACGTCCAAGACGATCGTCGCGGTCAACAAGGACGAAGAGGCGCCGATCTTCGAGATCGCCGACTACGGCATCGTGGGAGACCTGTTCAACGTCACCCCGCAGCTGACCGAGGCCGTCAAGGCCCGCAAGGGCTGA
- a CDS encoding GNAT family N-acetyltransferase: MSTASVLIAPDHAESAALSGPRYTLLLTNAPALVEEAQRLRHLVFSTEPGFALPAGGDGVAADLDADRFDEFCDHLLVREDISGEIVGCYRMLPPPGAIAAGSLYTATEFDVSALDVLRPSLVEMGRAVVRGDHRNGAVVLLMWGGILAYLDRSGYDYVTGCVSVPTHGDGEPGSHLRGVRDFVLRRHAAAPELTVRPYRPVVIDGRSLDDIDPPSRPTIPPLMRGYLRLGAKVCGEPAHDPDFGVGDFPALLDKRQADTRYLTRLRSVSAAAELGMA; the protein is encoded by the coding sequence ATGAGCACTGCCTCTGTACTCATAGCCCCCGATCACGCCGAATCCGCCGCCCTGAGCGGCCCCCGCTACACGCTGCTGCTGACCAATGCCCCCGCACTCGTCGAGGAGGCCCAGCGACTGCGCCACCTAGTGTTCAGCACCGAGCCGGGATTCGCCCTGCCGGCCGGCGGGGACGGGGTGGCCGCCGATCTGGACGCCGACCGCTTCGATGAATTCTGCGATCACCTGCTGGTCCGTGAGGACATCAGCGGCGAGATCGTCGGCTGCTACCGCATGCTGCCGCCGCCCGGCGCCATTGCCGCCGGAAGTCTTTACACGGCAACCGAATTCGACGTTTCCGCACTGGACGTACTACGACCCTCGCTGGTGGAGATGGGGCGTGCGGTGGTGCGCGGTGATCACCGCAACGGTGCAGTGGTGCTGCTGATGTGGGGCGGCATCCTGGCCTACCTCGACCGCAGCGGCTACGACTACGTCACCGGGTGCGTCTCGGTGCCCACCCACGGCGACGGGGAACCCGGCAGCCACCTGCGCGGGGTGCGTGACTTCGTCCTGCGCCGCCACGCGGCCGCCCCGGAACTCACGGTCCGGCCCTACCGGCCGGTGGTGATCGACGGCCGCTCCCTCGACGACATCGACCCACCGAGCCGGCCCACCATCCCGCCGCTCATGCGCGGCTACCTGCGGCTGGGCGCCAAAGTCTGCGGCGAACCCGCTCATGACCCGGACTTCGGCGTCGGCGACTTCCCGGCCCTGCTGGACAAACGTCAGGCCGACACCCGCTACCTGACCCGGCTGCGTTCGGTATCGGCGGCCGCCGAGTTGGGGATGGCCTGA
- the mnmA gene encoding tRNA 2-thiouridine(34) synthase MnmA codes for MRVLAAMSGGVDSSVAAARMVDAGHEVVGVHLALSSAPGALRTGSRGCCSREDAGDARRVADVLGIPFYVWDFADQFKQDVIDDFVESYARGETPNPCVRCNEKIKFSALAARALALGFDAVATGHYARLEHGRLRRAVDADKDQSYVLAVLTATQLRHALFPIGDTPKPQIRDEAAERGLPVARKADSHDICFIPSGDTRAFLGARIGVRRGAVVDAGGTVLAEHDGVHGFTIGQRKGLGIAGPGPDGAPRYVTEIDADTQTVRVGAAADLQTWALTGKQPVFTSGVAPQGPVECEVQVRAHGGIVPAVAELVGEDVQVRLRAPLNGVAAGQTLVLYRPDPAGDEVIGSATIVNRSQSC; via the coding sequence ATGAGGGTGCTGGCCGCGATGAGCGGCGGGGTGGATTCGTCGGTCGCCGCCGCACGCATGGTCGACGCCGGCCACGAGGTGGTCGGTGTGCACCTCGCGCTGTCCAGCGCGCCTGGTGCACTGCGGACCGGCTCGCGCGGCTGCTGTTCGCGCGAGGACGCCGGTGACGCCCGTCGGGTGGCCGATGTCCTCGGAATACCTTTCTATGTCTGGGATTTCGCCGACCAGTTCAAGCAGGATGTGATCGACGATTTCGTCGAGTCCTATGCCCGCGGTGAAACACCGAACCCGTGCGTGCGGTGCAACGAGAAGATCAAGTTCTCTGCGCTGGCGGCCAGGGCCCTGGCGCTGGGCTTCGATGCGGTGGCCACCGGCCATTACGCGCGGCTCGAACACGGCCGGTTGCGTCGCGCCGTGGACGCCGACAAGGACCAGTCCTATGTGTTGGCCGTGCTGACCGCCACCCAACTGCGCCACGCCTTGTTCCCGATCGGTGACACCCCCAAGCCGCAGATCCGTGACGAGGCCGCCGAGCGCGGCCTGCCGGTGGCCCGCAAGGCCGATAGCCACGACATCTGCTTCATCCCGTCCGGGGACACCCGCGCCTTCCTGGGTGCCCGCATCGGCGTGCGCCGCGGGGCCGTGGTGGATGCCGGCGGCACCGTGCTCGCCGAGCACGATGGCGTGCACGGCTTCACCATCGGTCAGCGCAAGGGTCTCGGTATCGCCGGTCCCGGTCCGGACGGCGCACCGCGCTATGTCACCGAGATCGACGCCGACACCCAGACCGTGCGGGTCGGCGCGGCCGCCGATCTGCAAACCTGGGCCCTGACCGGCAAGCAGCCGGTGTTCACCTCCGGTGTGGCACCGCAGGGTCCGGTGGAGTGCGAGGTGCAGGTGCGCGCCCACGGCGGCATCGTGCCCGCGGTGGCCGAACTGGTCGGGGAGGATGTGCAGGTGAGGCTGCGGGCTCCGTTGAACGGGGTGGCTGCTGGCCAGACGCTGGTGCTCTACCGGCCCGATCCGGCCGGCGACGAGGTCATCGGCAGCGCCACGATCGTCAACCGATCGCAATCCTGCTGA
- a CDS encoding DUF4345 domain-containing protein, producing MATVVLVVVGVFFLGMGLYGLVAPASLVAPFGITLDRSVARAEVRAVYGGFGVAIAGVLGYGLLHPPLRTGIVLTVALALAGMALGRVVSTLCGDRTSFYPNWFYCLVEIVAAAALMLIVSP from the coding sequence ATGGCCACTGTCGTCCTTGTCGTCGTCGGCGTGTTCTTCCTGGGGATGGGTCTCTACGGTCTGGTTGCGCCGGCCAGCCTCGTCGCACCGTTCGGCATCACGCTTGACCGCTCGGTGGCGCGCGCCGAGGTACGTGCGGTCTACGGCGGCTTCGGTGTCGCGATCGCGGGCGTGCTCGGCTACGGGCTGCTGCATCCGCCGCTGCGAACCGGCATCGTGCTCACCGTCGCGCTCGCGTTGGCCGGGATGGCCCTCGGTCGGGTGGTCTCCACGCTGTGCGGCGACCGAACGTCCTTCTACCCCAACTGGTTCTACTGCCTGGTCGAGATCGTTGCGGCCGCCGCTCTGATGCTGATCGTGTCGCCCTGA
- a CDS encoding class I SAM-dependent methyltransferase, translating into MSASVTDPGDGGLPLTGERTIPGLAEENYWFRRHEVVYRRLSGLCAGKDVLEAGCGEGYGADLIADVARRVVAVDYDAATVAHVRARYPRVQVVAANLASLPLPDTSVDVVVNFQVIEHLWDQPQFVTECLRVLRPGGLLLMSTPNRITFSPGLDTPVNPFHTRELNAAELAELLTEGGFRMQSMNGVFHGPRLAEMDARHGGSIIAAQIDRAVADAPWPADLLADVAAVQCEDFDLAQEADRDIDESLDLVAIAVRP; encoded by the coding sequence ATGAGCGCATCTGTGACGGACCCGGGCGACGGCGGCTTGCCGCTGACCGGCGAGCGGACCATCCCGGGTCTGGCGGAAGAGAACTACTGGTTCCGCCGGCACGAGGTGGTCTATCGACGTCTGAGTGGCCTTTGTGCAGGTAAAGACGTCCTCGAAGCAGGTTGCGGCGAAGGTTACGGCGCCGACTTGATCGCCGACGTGGCCCGCCGGGTGGTGGCGGTGGACTATGACGCCGCCACGGTGGCCCATGTGCGAGCCCGCTACCCCCGGGTGCAGGTGGTCGCAGCCAACCTGGCCTCCCTGCCGCTTCCGGACACTTCGGTTGACGTTGTGGTGAACTTCCAGGTCATCGAGCATTTGTGGGATCAGCCACAGTTCGTGACGGAATGCTTACGGGTGCTGCGCCCCGGCGGACTGCTGTTGATGTCCACGCCGAACCGGATCACCTTCTCCCCCGGTCTGGACACTCCGGTCAACCCGTTCCATACCCGCGAGCTCAATGCCGCTGAACTGGCCGAACTGCTCACCGAAGGCGGTTTCCGGATGCAGTCGATGAACGGGGTCTTTCACGGCCCCCGGCTGGCGGAGATGGACGCCCGCCACGGCGGGTCGATCATCGCCGCACAGATCGACCGTGCGGTGGCCGACGCTCCATGGCCGGCGGATCTGCTGGCCGACGTGGCCGCGGTGCAGTGCGAGGACTTCGATCTGGCGCAAGAGGCCGATCGGGATATCGACGAGAGCCTGGATCTGGTGGCGATAGCGGTGCGCCCGTGA